The genome window GTGATCGACAACTTCTACAATAAATATATGTTGAAGCCAAACTTCTAAGCACACAAGTCGCAACATTACCAGAGCCGTATCCTAGTCAAAACGAAGATACGGCTCTATTTTTTTTATCATAGCTTCATCCACAACCCGCACTTTCCGCAAATCTTCCACATTCCTGAACGGCCCGTGCTGATTTCGGTAATTGATAATGATGGCAGTGACTTTCTTGTTTTTGAAATATGAATGCTTACCCAAGTCCTCGGCACTCACGCTATTGAGATTAATCTTTTTCACTGCGCTGCTGACCTTTCCATAACGGTGCAGCTCAGCAAGCGCCACAGAGTCCAGCCCGAAAATCTCTTCGTATTGATCCACAGAATGGAATCCGCCCAGCGCATCACGGAATTTGAGGATGCGTAACGAAAGCTTGCTTCCAATCCCGCGCAATTTCACAAGTTCGGTTGTATCCGCGGTGTTCATGTCAAATGCCGTTATGACCGTTTTCGAAGGCTTACTAAATGCTGAATAAGGTGCCTTATCGTTTCCAGTATGCTTTTTTATTCCGGCAGTGTTGTTTTCAAATGTTGGCTGAGCCGTAAAAACAATGTGCTTTTCGAGCTTATGGAACAGTTCTGACTGAAAATCGTAGATATTAAGCAGGTCGTTTTTCTTTCGGAACTTGCCTCCTTTGCTTCGAAAATTTTCAATTCTTTTAGCAAGAAATGCGGGAATGCCAAGCGTTTCCAGTTGGTCAACGGAGGCCACATTAGGATCAAAATTAGACAGCTTAGCCGGCTTCCCGGGTTTGCGTGCGAATGTTTTTTTAGGATACGGTTTAAAAGATTTGCTCTTAGCCTGGCTTGCCTTCTCCAACACAACGGCCAGACTATCGAGCATTTTCACATTAACCGGCCGCTCGTTGATGTGCAGCTCAGGCAACAGGAACCTCCGGAAAAAGAAGGGTAACCACAGCAAAAGCAGGCAGAGCACCATGAGGACCAGCGCACCCCTGGCTTCTTTTCTTGAAATACCAAAATACGATTGCAGCAGTGACGCGATTTTACGAAACATTTGTCGGGACATTAATTTCCCTTTAGACGCTGCTTTCGTTTTTGGTCACAAAAAAAACTGCGAAGATGTTTTTTACACCTTCGCAGCCCTCATTTACAATATAATTACTGATTCACAGAAACACTTCCGGCGCTGGCTGAGAGCGTAACCGGAATGCCGCCGCCATTCATTTTTCCACGTACACGGTCTTTTGCTGCTTCCCCATCAAAGTTTTTCAGGGCAATGTTCACTTTGTTTCCTTTCAGATCCAGGTCTACGCCCTTATCCATCGGCATGGTCACGCGAACGCTTCCCGCTGAGCTCGACAGATCCACATAATCGCCTAATTTAGCCATTTCCACCTCAATACTTCCCGCACTGGTGCTGGCCCGCAAGCTTCCCGATACATTAGCAAGCCTTACCGAACCGCCCGATGTGCCGGTATTCAATGTGCCTTTAATGCCATCGCCTTTTACGCTTCCGCCGCTCGTGCGTGCTTCAATGTCGCCTTCAAGGCTATTCAATGCAATGCTGCCGCCGGAGGTTTTGAGCTGGATTTTACCGGTCAATTCGGTTGCTTTAATGCTTCCTCCACTTGTATGGAGGTCGATGTCCTTTTTGCAATTCATGACATCAATGCTGCCGCCCGAAGTCCGTCCGCGGACCATACCGTCGAGGTCACTCACTTTCAGGCTTCCGCCGCTTGTCTCGAAATTCTGCTCACCGCTTAGCGACGCTATGTGGATGCTGCCGCCGCTGGTTTTTAAGTTTGTTTGTGTATTTCTTGGGGCCGAAACTTTGAAACCTATGGAAATGCTTTTTTTATCATTCCATTTTACATTGTTTTTCCGTTTTGCAGTCGCAACAACCCGGTTTCCTTCCGTCCCGATGAGAATGTCATAGTCTTCCAGGCGGTCTTCGATGTCTTCCTTGGTCAGTTCGCTCTTGCCATTCCAATTATTGGGTCTGACATACATTTCGACTTTGAATCCGCTGTTCTGGCCGCCATTTACGGTTATTGAGCCGCCGGATGTTTCTACGGCAAGTTCTTTCAGGTTTGCGCCGTTGAAATTTTTGGTAACATAGGGCTTATCGCTATCAACCTGGGCAGAAACGGCCCCTGCTGTGAAAAGCGCAAACATTATTAAAAGTAGTTTTCTGTTTCTCATGTCTAATATGATTAGGTTTTTCTGAATGATGCTGAATCTAGCTGGGAGGTTGCATCGCCGGTATGGTTTTTGAAATAATATCTTTAAATACAAAAAGACTACTATGAAAACCTTTCACATTGAAGTGGCGAATGACTCGGAAGAAGAATTGATCACTAAAATCCTCGAAAATTTACAGCAAAAAGGAATGATCCATTTCAGCGAAATTCCTGAGCATGAATCCGCCGCCAGGTCTATGCGCGCATCCGAAGACCAGGTTCACGAGATTATTGACGAAGCAGAGCTTGGCCCCTACTATTCCGAAAAGGAAGCCAAAGACATTCTTAATCTATAAGTTATGCGACCACTCCCGGTCGCATTTCACATTTTCAGAAAAGAGGCAAACCATTTGCCCGAATCCTTAACAGTGCGTTTCTGGGTCTTAAAATCCACATGCACCAGCCCAAATCGGGCTGCGTAGCCTTCTGCCCATTCAAAATTGTCCATCATTGTCCAGGCCAGGTAACCTTTCACTTTGACTCCTTCATTTTTAGCTTTCAAGATAGCAGCCAGATATTCCTGATAGAATGACTTACGCTCGGGATCATGAACATTTTCTCCCTCAACCTGATCGTGAAAAGCGGCACCGTTTTCCGAAACAATGATCTCCCGGATTCCGTCGTATGCGTCAAATTGTTTCAAAATGTGATACATTCCATCACTGCTTACTTCCCAGCCCATAGCTGTTACCGGCACATTCCTGAGTTTTGCAGGGACTTCTTTTAGCCAAACCACCGGTGCGAAATAAGAATGCTTCACCACCACACTGAAATAGTTTTGTATACCAATAAAATCGAAGTCAAATTTGAGCCTTTCGGCATCGCCGGGTTGCATGTAGCGTTTAATATTTCCTAAAAAACGGAACGCATCTGCCGGATAACCCATTCCCAATGCGGGCTCAATAAAGAGTCGGTTCATCAGTGCGTCGGCGCGTTTGGCAGCGCGTATGTCCCGGAAGCTCGCACTCGCTGGGTGTACATATGAACATGAAATGGCTGTTCCAATATAAGCATCTGCAACATTGCGCCTGATCACTTCCCCACCGATCGCCTGGCACATGGCCAAATGATGCACAACGGGCAAAAAGTTGCTGATACTTTTCCTTCCCGGCGCATGCAATCCCGTGGTGTAACCTAGTCCCGCAACAGCCATCGGCTCGTTGAGCACAATCCATTTTTTGACCCTGTCGCCAAATGCATTTGCACATATCGTGGCGTAGGACTCAAACCATTCAAGAATCCTTCGATTTTTCCACCCGCCGAGATCTTCAAGTGCTTGCGGAAGGTCCCAGTGATAGAGCGTAATCCATGGAACGATATCAAGTGACAAGCATTTGTCTATCAATTTATTATAAAATAAAATCCCGGCCTCGTTCACTTCGCCGTAACCTTTCGGCAAAATGCGTGACCAGGAAATCGAAAACCTGAATTCCTTGAAACCCAATGCATGGATCAGCTCGATATCGCTTTCGAAACGGTTATAAAAATCACAAGCTATGCGTGCATCATCCCCGTTTTTAATCTTGCCTTTTATCGTTGCAAACTTATCCCAGACGCACGGGCCACGGCCATCCACATCCACCGCCCCTTCGATCTGGTAAGCTGCCGTAGCGACTCCCCAGCTGAAATCAGCACCAAAATCCTGCTTATTGAAATGAATATCCGTCGTCACTGCTGCCTTTTTATGTGCCGGAAAGTTAGAAACATATTACAAAAGAAAAGCCCTCTACCCGATAATTACGGATGGAGGGCTCTCAAAAGATCAAGCGGCTGTTACCTCACGATCAGGATTTTGCGCGTCAGGGTTCCGTCATTGATTTTGACAAAGTATGTTCCCTGATTCAGTTTTCTAACGTCGATCGCATTAGATGCGTCAGGTAATGTGTTCAGAACCAGCACACCACGCTGATCATAGAACTTAACACTTGAAATGGCCTGGCTGCTGTTCAATACGATGCGGTCTACCGTCGGGTTTGGATACACGCTCAATTGTGCGTCACCATCAAATTTCAGGCTTTTGATCGAACTGAAAGAGAATGTGCCATCCTGATCAACCATTCTTAACCGGTAAAGGTTGGTAGCCAGAGGGTTAGTGTGAGTATAGCTGTATGGAACCAATGATTTGCTTTCGCCTTGTGCTGCTACGATATCAAGGACCGCCCATTTCTTACCGTCACCGCTGTGCTGAACTTCAAAATGATCAGAGTTCGTTTCAGAAGTTGTTGACCAGGATAATGTGGCAACAGCCCCTTCTTTTTTCACATTAAAGGCAGACAATGTTACCGGAAGCGGAGGACCTGAGAAAGTTAAGCAACCTCCGTCAACCGCCAGATAATCTTCTGATCCGGAGCCCTGAATGCGAATTACCGTTGTACCTGATGGAATCGCACCGGCAAGAATGTATTTCTGCAAGCCATAAGGATCGCTGGTCACCAATTTATCAACTTGCTGTGTCAATGTTCCCAGCACTTTATTGGAGCCATTAAGGAAGATCATTTCGATTTTCTGATCCCTGTTCTCTTTCACCGCTGCCCAAATGCTCAATGTAACAGAATTTCCAAGGGATGATTCAAAGGCGAAATCCTGATGGAACGAACCGTTACCTGCTAAGATCAGGCTTTTCGAGCCGCACACGGCAATGGTAGCATCTGCAAATACGTGTCCTACTGTTGTCCAGTTGGCCGTTCCTTCTTCAAAGCTGGCGTTAACCAATTTATTATCGTTACAAGTCTCGCATTGCGGCGTTGTTGGCGGCGTAAGGGTCATACACACCACGTCGAATTTGAAATAGTTACCTCCGGAAATTACATTGATCCGTACTTTGGTAGCTCCCACTGGTGCCGTTTCGGATAGGTTATATTGCTGTAACTTGTGCTCCTGCGTTACCTGATAGTTCATATGAACCAGGTTTTGAGGTGTTTCGGCAACTGGGATCAATTCGCCTGCGCTGTTATAAAATTCCAGTTTGAACTTGTGGTCCTGATTTGTGTCATGCGTTCCGCCATATACGCTTACATTCACTCTGGTTCCTGATGTCAGGGTTACATCCTGGTAAACAGTTGCTGCACCATCAATCAAACCGTTTTTGCTACCGCAGATGCTGTATGGATCATCCTGTCTGAAATTTCCGTTTCCGAATTTCTGCCAATCATTGGTTCCGTTTTCGAAACTTCCGTTTTTCACTGCGTTTTCAGAATCCTTGCAGCAATCAGCAGTCACCGGAGGAGGCGTGATCGACATACAGGCAACATCCACTTTGAAATATGCACCGCTGGCGTAAAATCTGAATTGAACCTTCACAGCATTTGCAGGAACAACATCCTTCTTTAATGTGAATTTTTTCAGCTTGCCATTTCCGGTAACCTGGTAGTCCATATCAACGGTTACACGCTCATTTTCTATCTCGTTGTTGTTTTTGTCATAGAAACGAAGATAGAATTTATGCGTCTGCCTCACATCGTGCGTACCACCATACACAGTCATATTGATGGCGCTTCCACCTTGCACAGGCACATTTTGATACACATATCCCGACTGATCGATCAAGCCGTTCTTACTGCCGCATTGGTTGTATGCATTGTCAAGACGGAAATTTGTACCGTCTGACTTTTGCCAGTGGTCCAATGATTCAAAATTTCCGTTTTTAAGCGCATTATCGGAATCACTGCAGCCACAATCACCTGTGGCATAGGCATTTCCGGCAAGTCCGAAGGTTAACAGGAGGGAACAAATGAGTAAAGTAAAATTTTTCATAACATAATTGATTTGTAGTTAATTGGCTGTAATAGCTAGACGTTTAAGTAAAATCTACGGTGCAAATGTATAGTTCAGATCAACTAAAAATATAACTTTTTTTATATTACACTGCACTTAAACTTATGTCTAATGGGATTTTTAAATTATTTCTAATAACCTCAGAGCAAGTATTATTACAACGACTTTTTCAATAATTCACTTCTGATCAGCGATTTACTTTTTATACATATCAACAAGTGGTTGGAAGCACATTCACTTACAGTGACGGATCCATTTATAACTATTTCAATTCTAGTCTAAATTAAACGGTATGTACTACACGTTGTCAAGAAGAGCCGATTAGAATGTGAATTAAATGTGTATAGCGGTTACAACTCCCGAGAAGCATTTTAGTGATCCCAAAAACTTAGAATCAGGAACTCATTGACTGGCTTGTAGGAGACGAACCGTTTCTACAAGAAAGGAATTGGATCGTGAGAAAAATTTCTAGTACGAGCGTTCGTAAAGGGGTCTGGAGAGAATGTGAAGCTTGTATGAGACTTGTAGCAGAAGCTAAAAATGCATTGAGAAAATTCGACAAAAAAAATTTGCGTAATTTTTTGAGTTCTACAAAATTCCCTGCCCATTTATGCCGTGTAGAATATAGTGTAACGGCTAAGACAGCAAACCGCCAATGTGCCGTTAAAAAATTGACGAAGGAGATAAACAGAAGATTATGAAGCCAGTGCACTTAGCTTATTGACCGCAGGCTCATTTAAAGACATACGCCAACGTTGCGTCGATCCACAGTAAAATGCAGAAAATTGCATATTTACTGACCACGTTCGTATTCAGGAAATTAAAAGTATAAAGCAGCGTAATGTAGAAATACTGTGAGCTTGATATTAAGCAAAGATGGGCTTGGGAGCGCAGACCTCGAAAATCTCACGCAGTTCTTGCAAAGCTTTCCGGATTCTTGACTTTACAGTCCCCAAAGGCAGGCTAAGCCGCTCTGAAACTTCTTCGTGCGTATATCCTTGGAAATAAACCATTTCAATAAGCACTTTACGCTCCGGAAGCAGGCGCTCTACGATTGAGCGAAGATCCATTGTCGCCGGAAGCGGGTTAAAAATCGTGGAGGAAATAAGATCGCCATCGCGGACAAGCTCCAGCTGGATAACGCGTTCCTTTTTCAATTCTACACGCAGTTTGTCAATGGCAGTATTACGCGCAATGTTCAGAATCCAGGTGAAAAGGGTTCCCTTCTCAGAATTGTAGTGGCCGATATTTTTCCAAATTTTCAGAAAGGTATCTTGCATCGCATCACAGGCACGTTCCTCGTCTTTCACAATCTTGACAATAATACCATATAACGCCGAAGAGTAATTATCATACAAATATTCAAAGGCACTACGATCGTTAGATTTCAGAAGGGATACAAGCGCTGCTTCTGTGTAGGTATACTTGGCATTCATGTAGATAGCTTTTTGTCTGGGTTCATGTCCGGCTATATCCGGCTCTTGTGATTTTATTAATATTGTTCCAGTTCCGTTTCCAATCAATCTGTGTAATTTACACCCAATGTGGGATCGGGACTTTACCTAACTATTCACTGCAATGACCTTAAAAGTCCTTTTCATATTTGTTTTTATGTGTATAATTCTCGCCTGTTCGTCCGAAAAGCAATCGGTGAATGATGAGGAAAAGCTGCAACAAATCGGTCGGGAATATGTGACACTGGGCCTTACCATTGGCCAGTATGACGCCGATTTTGTAGATGCATATTACGGGCCGGATTCCCTGCGACCGGCAGCGGCAAAGGACACGGCTGATTTCCCGAAAGACAGTTTGACCCTCAGGATCACAGAGCTTAAAAGTCGTGTTACTGACCTGCTAACCAATACAAAAAACGACACAATTCGCCAGCGCGCTGAGTGGTTGGGCTCACAGCTTATGGCCTTTGAACGCCGGGTAAAGATCGTTGCTGGGGAGCGTGATGCATTTGATACAGAATCCCGGGACCTGTTTGACGCCGTTGCACCGATTTACAATGAAAAACATTTTCAGGACCTGATTGCACAAATGGACAGCATTTTGCCGGGCAAGGGTGCGCTTCCGGACCGGTTTCAGAAGTTAGCTGCGAGGTTTTTGATCCCAAAAGATAAGATTCACACGGTTTTTCAGGTTGCCATTGCGGAAGCGAGGCGACGAACCCTGCAACATTACACATTACCTGCAGGCGAGAATTTCAAGCTCGAATACGTGACGGACAAGCCCTGGTCGGGATATAACTGGTATAAGGGCAATTACCAAAGCGTGATTCAGATCAATATCAGTCAGCCTATCTTTATCCAGAGGGCCATTGACCTTGCCTGCCATGAAGGCTATCCGGGGCATCACGTGTTCAATGTGCTTTTGGAAAAAAATGTTTATTACGATCAGGGTTCGCAGGAAATTTCACTGTATCCGCTGTTCAGTCCGCAGTCGCTCATTGCCGAGGGAAGTGCTAACTATGGCATTTCCATCGCATTTCCCGGCGACTCTCAGGAACAATATTGCAAACAGATTCTGATGCCTTTGGCGAATATTGACACCACCGGCGCGCATCTTTACTTCGAAGCGTTTAAAATAAGCTCTGCCCTGAATTATGCCCGGAATGAAGTTGCCAGAGGACTTATCAATAAATCCATGAATGACAAAGATGCATTGCGCTGGTTAACAGACTATTGCCTGCTGACCGAAAAGGGTGCAACGGACTATCTCAGATTCATCAAAAAATACGGAAGCTATGTGATCAACTACAATTATGGTCAGGACCTGGTCAAAAACTACATTGAGAAAACGTCCGGCCAGGACCAGGAAAAACGCTGGAAAGCATTTGAGAAGTTATTGAGTAATCCTATGAGAGCCAGTGATCTGCTGGCGGCCGACAAAAAATAAATCACAAGATTGCTTGTAAACCTTCCGGGTCATAACAACCCGAAAGGTTTTATCATGGCTAGTGACTTTCGTCTGACTCAATGCCCAGGACACTCAAACGATATGGTGTTGCTGAAACTTTGATTTTCTCAACTTTGGAAAAATCTTCGGTATTGATCCGCAGCAATTCTCCGTTTTTCGGTTGGGTAATGTATACAAACCGCGTTGTTGCTTCGAGCTGCGGCTTTTGGGTTTCATCTTTGGCAGTTGCAGGAATGACCGATCCGGTTTTCTTAACTGTATTAGTTTTTAAGTCAAAAATCTGCACTTCGCCGCTGTGCAGCAGGATCAAGAGGTTGTTCCCTGCATAATCCACTTTTGCCTGCATAATGTCTGTATTGGCAAGAATGGGCGTTACTGTATTAGCAGTGATATCAATCAGATAAGCGCCTTTCGCGGCAGTATAACCGATGAATTTTCCGGCTCCCTTCGCTTCCAGTATCGAACCAAACCATGCGTCACCAAAGTCCGCAGGATGTGCAATGAGCCTTTGTTTTCCACTTGGTTCTACAACCAAAATACCACTCGAAGAGCCAAACAAGGACACCAAACCGTTAGTGGCGTTGCCGTGAATGCCTTTCGTTGCCAGCGTTGAAGCAAAAAGCGTTTTACCGGAAGCGTCGATGATTTTCACACGCTCAGGCAATGTACCCGCTACCGAGCCGTCTTTTACGGTAATAGCATAAGTGCCGTTATCAAACTTCGTTATTGCGCCGTGGTGCGCAACATTTCCTGCATTGACAATCGTCATTTTAGCACCCGGCGTGTGGAAGTCTGCCTCTTTCGCAATGGCCAGTGTGCCGTCCCCGTCATTGAAAGTGATGACCTCATCGCTTTTGCTCTTGAAGTGCGTCGGCTTATTTCCTGTTCCGGTCAAGGCGCCGAACTTAGGGGTTCCTTTCACATCCACATGATCTCCGTGGCCTTCAAAACCAGTATCAAAAAACTGTACATAATTATTGGCACCATTAACCAAAGCACCGAAACGACCTGCCTGCGTTCCATACAAGGCCGATTTAGGAAACTGCGC of Dyadobacter chenhuakuii contains these proteins:
- a CDS encoding ComEA family DNA-binding protein; this translates as MFRKIASLLQSYFGISRKEARGALVLMVLCLLLLWLPFFFRRFLLPELHINERPVNVKMLDSLAVVLEKASQAKSKSFKPYPKKTFARKPGKPAKLSNFDPNVASVDQLETLGIPAFLAKRIENFRSKGGKFRKKNDLLNIYDFQSELFHKLEKHIVFTAQPTFENNTAGIKKHTGNDKAPYSAFSKPSKTVITAFDMNTADTTELVKLRGIGSKLSLRILKFRDALGGFHSVDQYEEIFGLDSVALAELHRYGKVSSAVKKINLNSVSAEDLGKHSYFKNKKVTAIIINYRNQHGPFRNVEDLRKVRVVDEAMIKKIEPYLRFD
- a CDS encoding DUF4097 family beta strand repeat-containing protein — its product is MRNRKLLLIMFALFTAGAVSAQVDSDKPYVTKNFNGANLKELAVETSGGSITVNGGQNSGFKVEMYVRPNNWNGKSELTKEDIEDRLEDYDILIGTEGNRVVATAKRKNNVKWNDKKSISIGFKVSAPRNTQTNLKTSGGSIHIASLSGEQNFETSGGSLKVSDLDGMVRGRTSGGSIDVMNCKKDIDLHTSGGSIKATELTGKIQLKTSGGSIALNSLEGDIEARTSGGSVKGDGIKGTLNTGTSGGSVRLANVSGSLRASTSAGSIEVEMAKLGDYVDLSSSAGSVRVTMPMDKGVDLDLKGNKVNIALKNFDGEAAKDRVRGKMNGGGIPVTLSASAGSVSVNQ
- a CDS encoding GH1 family beta-glucosidase gives rise to the protein MTTDIHFNKQDFGADFSWGVATAAYQIEGAVDVDGRGPCVWDKFATIKGKIKNGDDARIACDFYNRFESDIELIHALGFKEFRFSISWSRILPKGYGEVNEAGILFYNKLIDKCLSLDIVPWITLYHWDLPQALEDLGGWKNRRILEWFESYATICANAFGDRVKKWIVLNEPMAVAGLGYTTGLHAPGRKSISNFLPVVHHLAMCQAIGGEVIRRNVADAYIGTAISCSYVHPASASFRDIRAAKRADALMNRLFIEPALGMGYPADAFRFLGNIKRYMQPGDAERLKFDFDFIGIQNYFSVVVKHSYFAPVVWLKEVPAKLRNVPVTAMGWEVSSDGMYHILKQFDAYDGIREIIVSENGAAFHDQVEGENVHDPERKSFYQEYLAAILKAKNEGVKVKGYLAWTMMDNFEWAEGYAARFGLVHVDFKTQKRTVKDSGKWFASFLKM
- a CDS encoding T9SS type A sorting domain-containing protein — translated: MKNFTLLICSLLLTFGLAGNAYATGDCGCSDSDNALKNGNFESLDHWQKSDGTNFRLDNAYNQCGSKNGLIDQSGYVYQNVPVQGGSAINMTVYGGTHDVRQTHKFYLRFYDKNNNEIENERVTVDMDYQVTGNGKLKKFTLKKDVVPANAVKVQFRFYASGAYFKVDVACMSITPPPVTADCCKDSENAVKNGSFENGTNDWQKFGNGNFRQDDPYSICGSKNGLIDGAATVYQDVTLTSGTRVNVSVYGGTHDTNQDHKFKLEFYNSAGELIPVAETPQNLVHMNYQVTQEHKLQQYNLSETAPVGATKVRINVISGGNYFKFDVVCMTLTPPTTPQCETCNDNKLVNASFEEGTANWTTVGHVFADATIAVCGSKSLILAGNGSFHQDFAFESSLGNSVTLSIWAAVKENRDQKIEMIFLNGSNKVLGTLTQQVDKLVTSDPYGLQKYILAGAIPSGTTVIRIQGSGSEDYLAVDGGCLTFSGPPLPVTLSAFNVKKEGAVATLSWSTTSETNSDHFEVQHSGDGKKWAVLDIVAAQGESKSLVPYSYTHTNPLATNLYRLRMVDQDGTFSFSSIKSLKFDGDAQLSVYPNPTVDRIVLNSSQAISSVKFYDQRGVLVLNTLPDASNAIDVRKLNQGTYFVKINDGTLTRKILIVR
- a CDS encoding RNA polymerase sigma factor, translated to MNAKYTYTEAALVSLLKSNDRSAFEYLYDNYSSALYGIIVKIVKDEERACDAMQDTFLKIWKNIGHYNSEKGTLFTWILNIARNTAIDKLRVELKKERVIQLELVRDGDLISSTIFNPLPATMDLRSIVERLLPERKVLIEMVYFQGYTHEEVSERLSLPLGTVKSRIRKALQELREIFEVCAPKPIFA